AGCACTTTTTCCAAACTGCCTTTGGGTCCTCCATAGCTTGTAAAGTAAAAGCTCACCCCGATGACCCCGCCCCTTTCGGCAACGGCCTTTATCTGTTCGTCATCGAGGTTCCGGGGAATATCCATGAATTTTCTCGGAAGGGCGTGGGAGACTATAACCGGCTTTTCGCAAACTTCCAGCGCGTCCCAAAAACCTTTAGGAGAGATGTGAGCCAGGTCTACCACCATTCCCAGCCTTTCCATCTCCTTTATCACTTCAACACCGAAACTTGAAAGTCCTCCATTGCTCCTTATGTCCCCGGCGCCATCGGCGATAGCGTTTCTGTTGTTCCAGGTGAGGATAATTGAGGAAACCCCCATTTTAGCATAAACTTCCAGCATGTCCAGGTCTCCCTGAAGGGCTTCTCCCCCTTCGATACTTATGAAGGCCGCGACTTTACCTTGATTAATTGCCTTTTTCGCATCGTCAAAAGACTGTGCAAGCATTATATCTTTCTCGTTCTTTTTTATTTCACGCGTCAATACGACTATTCCCTTTAACGTCGCGTGGACCGCATCGCCGTACCATTCAGGCCTAACGAATACCGCGAATACTTGAGCCTTTATTCCGCCTGCTTTAAGCCTTGGTATGTCTACGTGTCCCTCCCCCGACCTTTCGCCTAAAGTTCGCTTCCCTTCTAACACTTGAAGGACAGTGTCACAGTGGGCGTCGAAAATGATGCTCTCTCTGTGGAGCCTTAAGGCTCTCTGCTCTTGTTCTTCACTTAACCGAAGCACATTATTTCCTCCATTTCTGTGCAAGGTTTTTTTATTTTTTATATTGTAGCTTATTCACATTAATTTTTCCACTCTTATACTTTAAAACTTTTCACTCTTAATCAAAATTCGATGGTATAATAATTCTAGAGGCAAGCCAAAAAGGAAGTGATGGCAAATGCAAGCACTGAATTCGATGGAAATGATTAAAGGAAAACAATGTATGAGATTAAACAATGCTAAACCTTTTTTAAAGTGGGCAGGGGGAAAATCACAATTACTAGATGAATTATATAAGAGATTACCGTTAGCTTTTATTCAGAGTGGTGAAATAGAAAGATACGTTGAACCCTTTGTTGGTGGAGGTGCTTTTTTCTTCTTTATAAAGAGAAATTTTAAAGTTAGAGAATCGTTTCTACTTGATATAAATAGGGAACTTATGATAAGTTATAAGGTTATTCAGAATAATGTGAATGAGTTAATTGATGAGCTAAGAAATATTGAAGAAAGATACTTGAAATTATCAGAAGAGTACAGGAAACATTTTTACTATAATATTAGAGAGGAGTATAATAGACAAAAGAATAATTTTGATTACGCAAATTACAATTTTGACTGGATAAAAAGGGCAGCATCTTTAATTTTTTTAAATAAAACCTGTTTTAATGGATTATATAGATTGAACAAAAAAGGCGAATTTAATGTTCCTTTTGGGAAATACAAAAATCCTACCATTTGTGACAGTGAAAATTTAATAGCAGTACATAGAGCATTAGAAGATACGGAGATTATTTGTGCAGATTTTGAAGAAAGCAAAAAATACATACATAAGAACACTTTAGTGTACCTTGATCCTCCTTATCGCCCTTTAAGCGATACTTCTAATTTTACGAGTTATAGCGAGAGTGGGTTTAATGACGATGACCAAAGAAGGTTAGCTTATTTTTTTAAAGAAATGGATAAAAGAGGTGCTTATCTATTACTTAGCAATTCTGACCCTAAGAATGTAGATGTAAATGATAATTTCTTTGAGGAATTGTATTCTGGATTCATTTTAGAAAGAGTAAAGGCAAAAAGGCACATAAACTGCTATGGAAATAAACGGGGTGAAATTAATGAATTGATTATAAGAAACTATAAATAGGAGGTTTAAGAATGAAGGAATTATACTTAGAATTTTTAGACGTTGAAAATATAGAAAGTGTAATAGAAAAATTCCATGATACAATCATAGATACAAATAGAAGTTATAATTTTTTTGTTGATTGGGACAAAGTGAGAAACAATATTACCAAATATAAAATTGAATTTCATATATTAAATAGTTTGGTTGGAAGTAAACAATTTGAGGATGATTTAAAAGAAATTTTACAAAAATATCCTCAAGTACTACCAGCTATACCAATCTTGCTAGCTATAAGAGAACTCAATCTTAAAGTGATTAAAGATTTCACAGAAAAAGTTCCAAAGGTTGTAAATTATGACTTTAATATTAGAAATCTTACACCAGAAGATATTGATAATATTATAGAATTTTTTGATAAGACGGGTTTAAAAAATCTTCTTATTAATATGGTTACAAAAAACATATATGATTACGCAATCGGAGTAGAAGTAGGTTTAGATTCCCATGCACGAAAAAATAGAAGTGGAGATGCTATGGAATTATTATTAAAGCCAATTATAGAAGAAATAGCAAAGAAAAAAGGCATTCAAACAATATTATTTCAGAAAACATTCGAATATTTAGAAACCAATTATAAAATAAAAGTTAATTCTTCAATTCAAAATAGAAAAGCTGATTTCATTTTAATCAAAAACAATAAAAAAGTCATCAACATCGAAGTAAACTTTTTCTCAGGAACTGGTTCAAAACCCCAAGAAATTGTGGATTCCTATATAGAAAGACAGAATGAACTTAAAAACAACGGATTTGAATTTATTTGGATAACAGATGGAGAGGGATGGAAAGGACAAAAAAATCAAATTCATAAAGGATTTGAAAAAATAGATTATCTATTAAATCTTTACTTTGTTCGCATCGGTTTATTGGAGGAAATATTATGCAGGATATAGTCTTTAAAAAGGAAATCACTACAGTATGGTCATTTCCTGAAAGAGGAAAATGGAAAACACATAATGGCAACTACAGAGGCAATTTCGCCCCACAAATTCCTAGGAATATTATCTTAAGATACTCGAATGAAGGAGATATTGTTCTGGATCCAATGGTTGGGAGTGGTACCACACTTATAGAAACCAAATTATTAAATAGACGAGGTATAGGCTTTGATATCAATCCTGATAGTGTTGAGCTGACTAGAAAAAACTTAGATTTTGATACAGATAATAAGTATGAGCAGCTTGTAAAAGTAGGAGATGTAAGAAACTTAAAAGAGATCTTCGATAACAGCGTAGATCTAATAATAACTCATCCACCGTACTTAAACATAATAAAATATTCAAACGGGAGAATAGAAGGTGATTTGTCAAATATATCTGATGTCAAAAAATTTTGCACGGAGTTAGAAAAAGGAATTGTCGAACTTTATAGAGTCCTAAAAGAAGACAAATACTGTGCAATTTTAATAGGAGACACAAGAAAGAACGGACACTATGTACCACTAGCATACTATGTAATGAGGCTATTCCTGAAAAACGGCTTTGTACTAAAAGAAGACATCATTAAAGTCCAACATAATTGCAGGTCTACACCTTATTGGGAAAAACGAGGAGAAAAATATAACTTCTACATGATTATGCATGAACATTTATTTATTTTCAGAAAACCTAAAAAAGATGAGAACTTGTACAGAATAAAATATAGCACAGGATTATACTAATAAAATTAGCAGAAAATCATGATATTTAGCACATTCCCCTAAAAGGCAGACCAGCCTCTTCCATTTCTCTTCTATTATTTCAAATATTTCAAAGAAAAGCCCGACGACGCAGTTAGATCTAATGTAGTTCGAAATCACTGAAACCAGTCATAATATTAGGTGGTACACTTTTCATATTCTCTGCTGACACATTCAATAAATAGAAAGAATCTAACTCATTAGGCGCTTGCAAAACTAAGCTACCATAAAAAACTAAAAAAGTCCCTCTACCTGTCCGGGTCACAAATTTGACAGATTATGGAATATATTTTGTTCTAGTTTTAAAGCTCATTTATAAAAAGCAAAAGACACCCCCTAAGCTTGATTGCAACTTTAAGCAACAAGCCACCGAAGTGACCTTACCTTGTCATGTTTTTTCGCTCTTAATGCGACTAAAGCCACTACATTCTGAGCAATTGCAGCTAACACAAACTCACAATAAACACTTCGAAAATCAGTCACAGTAAGACAGCCGAGCATTAATGGAAGTTTTAATCTAGAGATCGACTGTTCCACAGCAATACGTTGCGAATAAATTTTTCCCACAACTTTGAATTTCTTGGAATAGGGGTATTTCTACGGTAATTATCCTCGGGATAAGTGTATACCATTCGGCCACTTTTGGAATTAGTGCAGGGGTTAGGGCAAGTGCAGATGTAACCGCTTTTTCCTCGTTTAGTCAAAGGACATACCCATTTAATCCGATTTCTAGACTTACAGGTCAAAAATAGTTATTTGTTTATATTTCTCCAAAAGGGTCCACCTCCGGTTGATAGTTTTCAAAATGAAATATTCTTCATGAACTGGAGGGAACCCTTCTTGTTAAGAGGTAAAAACCCCTAATTTTTCAATAGATTTGGGGTTTTGCAATAACCTATAAATAGAAAAAATCTAACTCACCAAAAGGAGGGATTGCATTGAACGAAGTTATCAACGCCATAAAAACCCGAAGGAGTATAAGGCGTTTTAAGCCCGAACAGGTAAGGGATGAGGAAATAGAGGCCATTATAGAAGCGGCAATCCATGCTCCCAGCGGCCACAACGAGCAGCCCTGGCATTTTACCGTCATTCAGAATAAAAATCTCATCGACCATTTCAGCAATGTAACAAAAAAGGCCATGGCGGAATCGGAAGTTCCATGGATAGCCGCCATGGGAAACAATGAGAAATTGCATCTTTTTTACAACGCGCCAACCATAATAGTGGTCTCCGGCAAAAAAGGTTCTTATTCACCTCTTATCGATTGCAGCGCCGCCACTCAAAACATGCTGCTCGCAGCCCACAGCCTGGGACTCGGAGCGTGCTGGATTGGCTTAATAAATTTGATATTTAAGATGGAAGAAGAGGTGAAAAAACTCTCGCTGCCAGAAGGTTATGAGCCTTATTTTGCAGTAGCCTTGGGTTACCCAGACCTGGAAAAACCGCCGCGTCCCATAGAAAGGAAAAAGGATGTAGTAAATTACATAAAGTGATAAAAAATCCACCCCCAAACTTTGTCAGTTTGAGGGTGGATTTTTTTCTTAATAATTTTCGTACATATTTCCTAATATCTTTAAAATTTCTTCTCTTTCCAGTTGCCGCGGAACAAAACTGTAGCAAGGATCTTTAAATACCATATCAACTGTGCTCAATAAATCTTCTTTAGATATCCCAAGCTCTCTAAGCGGCCTTATTCCTAATTCCCTCATGAACCTTCTTATGGCTTGGGCTACCTTTTCGCCAATTTCTTCGCCACTTTCCCTTCCTGAAAAATCAAGGCCCATAGCTTCGCCCACGATCTTTACCCTAGATGCATCCACCGTAGCGGCGTATTTCATTACTTCAGGTAGGGCCAGAGCGCACGCCTCGCCATGAACTACATGAAATTTCGCACCTATGGTGTGAGCTATGGCATGTCCTAAGTGTACTAAGGCATCGTTAAAGGCTATACCTGCAAAATTGCTGGCAAGAAGCATATTTGCTCTTGCTTCGATGTTGACACCATCTTCGGCAGCAACCGGCAAATACTTAATTATTTTATTAATAGCATCAAAGGCAAGAAGCTGCGATTTAGGATTAGGCAGTTTTGCCGTAATAGCTTCGGCTGCATGGGAAAATGCGTCCATCCCCGTATGGACGGTGGCATCCTTTGGCAAGTTTATCGTTGCTTCGGGATCTAATATTCCAAGGGAAGCTACTCCAAAGACAGAGTTTTTAACATTATTTACAGTATCTGTTATTACAGCAACTCCTGTGCTTTCGCTTCCGGTACCGGCTGTCGTCACTACCATCACAACAGGAACGCCGGGTTTAAAAAAGGGATTCCCAAAATACTGGTTTATAGGAGGTGGATTATTTATAAGAATATTTATGCCTTTCGCCGCATCCATTACACTTCCTCCACCTACTGCTACTATCCCGTCAACTTTCTGCTCTCTTGCCACTTCTCCGCCTTTATTGACTACATAATCCGGAGGGTCAGGTAATATTTCATCAAACTCTACGAAACTTATTCCAGCATTACTTAGACTCTTTTTGCACTTTTCGTAAATATCAAGTTTTGACACAGTTCTATCTGATACAAGGAGCACTTTGGAGCATCCAAATTTTTTGACTTCTTCGCCCAAAAGATTTACAGTTCCTCTTCCGTAAATGATTGGACACAATTGGGCGTATCTCGAATAGGATAACAACATCTAGGATTCCCCCTTTTTAGCTTCATTGATATTTTACAAATTATACGCTGCTAAAAAGCCAGCCTCTACAGCATTTCTTATTTTCCCTGCTTTTTCCGCATCTCCCAGTATAAAGACCTTTTCAAAACTGCTTTTTATCTCTTCAACCAAGTTCTTATTCGGTGTCCTCCCAAGAGACAGCACCACGTAATCAAAGTTGTAAACGACTTTTCCTTGAGTTTTAGTGTTCTCAAAAACCACTTCGTTTCCATTTATCGCAACAAGTTTATGGTTTGGATTTAGCTTCACATCATAAGCTTGCAGGTGGCCCAACACGTCTATTAAATTCTGGAAAAATAAACCGGGACCGATTTCATCTAGCATTTCAAATAAACTGACCTCATTTCCTTTTTCAGCAAGGTAATGAGCAGTTTCAAGCCCTGTCATTCCAGATCCAACTACTGCTACTTTTTTACCGGATATATATACTTTCTCAGCCAGTATGTCTTCTGCTGTGAATACGTTTTCGCTTCCGATGCCGGGAATCGTTTTAGGTACTATGGGCTCTGAACCTTGAGCCACAAACACCGCATAGGGGTTAAGTGCCTTTAATTCATCAACCGTCGGCATCGCATTAAATCTTACCTCTATATTCTCCTTTTCAATCTGAGACTTATAATAATCAATGAGCCAATTTATTTTCTCCTTTTTGGGAGGCTTGCTTGCAAGGTTTAACTGTCCGCCTATTTTATCAGTCCTTTCAAAAATTACCGGCCTGAACTTCCGTTTTGCCAGTATTCTTGCTGCCTCAAGCCCCGCAGGCCCCGCGCCTATTATAGCTACAATCCTACCTTCCCCATTTTCCTTAAATTGATTTAACTCCCATTCGCGGCCACTTTGAATGTTTATGCTGCACTGACAGGTCATTCCCGTTATATCGGCACCTATTAATGTTTCCATACAATAAAGGCAAGATATGCACTTCCTTATTTCATTCACTCTTCCTTCCATTGCTTTGTTTGCCCATTCAGGATCTGCAAAATGCTGTCTTGCGGAACCCGCAAAGTCGATCTTGCCTTCCCTTATCATCCTGTCTGCAAATTCGGGGTCCCTTATCACTGAAACTCCTATCACCGGGATGTCCACAGCTTTCTTTATCGTTTCAGCAAGATATATCTTCCATCCCTGCTCGTAAGAAGCCGGTTCCCAGGACACATTCATTGTTTCATAGATACCGCAACTTATATCCAGTGCATCCACGCCAAGCTCCTCAAGCCTCTTTGATATTTTTACCCCATCTTCTAGATGAAGCCCTTCATTTGGAAGCCCAACCTTTTCCAAAAATTCATCGACCGTCAATCTTACAAGAAGTGGAAAATCTTTTCCGCACTTTTCTCTAATGCCAACTACTATTTCTTCTAAAAACCTCATCCTGTTTTCAAAACTCCCGCCGTACTTGTCTGTCCTTTTATTTGTATACGGGCTTAAAAACTGGTTTATTAAATATCCGTGCGCTCCATGGACTTCAACACCGTCAAATCCGGCTTTCTTTATTCGAACTGCAGCATCTACAAATTTTTTTACCATTTCCTCGACTTCTTCCGTACTCATCGCCCTCACGGGTTGATGCACGACTTTGCATTCTACCTCGCTCGGTGCCGCCATCGGCTCATTTCCGTTTATCGCAGAAATTCCTTGCCTTCCCGGATGATAAATCTGAGCCACGATCTTCGTACCGTATTTGTGCACCTCATCGGCCAGAGCTCTAAGACCGGGTATAAATTTATCGTCAAACACACACATCTGTCTGGTATTACCTTTGCCTCTCTCATCCACAACCATACATTCGGTGATAATGAGCCCTACTCCACCTTTTGCCCTAGCCGCGTAAAATTGGATGTCTCTTTCCGAAATGGTTCCGTCGGAATTCGCGAGGGCGTTTCCCATAGCTGTAAAGACGACCCTGTTTTTTGTTTCCATAGTCCCTATTTTGCCGTGAGAAAACAAGCTTTCAAACATACCTTTCCCTCCCATTTGTTAATGTTATAACTATCCCATTTCAATATATATTTTACCCAACATAAAACTCCTTGCCTAACATAAAGCAGTTGTATTAGCTACAATTTTTTTTTGACCGTAAAGATATCCTTTCAAAGGCCTTGATACCTTTAGATCCATATTGTAATATTTCAGTAGTAGACCAAGAAGCGAGAGTGATGAAATGGAAATTGATATGACTTCTCTTAAATATTTCGTGCTTATATGCAAAAATAAGAGCTTTTCTAAAACTGCAGAGGAACTTTTTATAACTCAACAGGCTTTAAGTAAGCGCATCCAAAAGCTAGAGAAGCAGTTAGGAACACAGCTTTTTGAACGTACGCCCAGAGGCGTCACTCTTACGGAAGCGGGGAGGTACGTTCTTTCGAGGGCAGAACTTCTTGTCAAAACCTATGAGGAATTCGTTTCCGATGTAAAAAGTAAAATAGACAAAGAAAAAACAACGATAAAAATAGGGTTTGCCCCAGGCACCCTCCAAATTTTAGGGGTCAGGGCAATAATTGAATTCGAGCAAAAAAACCGGGATATTCACATTGAAATAGCAGAATTTTCCGATATAGACTGTGAAGCAAATGTATTAAACGGAACTCTAGATCTAGCTTTGACCGTAAAACCTAAAGACCTGAGCAATTTTATTTATCATCATCTCATAAGGGAAAAATTAATCGTTATAGTCAATAAAGCCAACCCTCTTTCAGATAAAAAGAGTGTAAGATTTGAGGACCTTAAAAACGAAAAACTGATACTGTTGAGCGATACTTTTCGGATCCAACCAGTCATCCTTGAACATTTTGAGAAAGCTGGCTTTGCTCCTAAGGTCTACTTTAAATCAAGTCACGATTTGAAGGTCGCTTACGATTTTGTGGAATTGAACCAAGGCATTTTTATATTTGTAGATAAACTTACGCATCCCCACATAGAAGAATATAAAAATATTAAGATAATCCCCATCGATGATCCTACAGCTTACTGGGATGCCGGATTTATACTAAAAAAAGGGACAAAGATCAGCAAAGCTGCGAAAAAGTTTATAGACTACTTTATAGAAAAATACAAAAACAAGTCATAATTTTGCCGGCAAAGCAATTTGAACCTTTTGAATCAAAATAGCGAGACTTTTTTCCTTTATTGCTAAAAATGACATAATTAGATATAATTAGTGGAAAATGCCAATTTTATATAGGAGGTAATGTCGTGAAGTGGCTGAAGTTTTCAGAAAGATTAGGAAAACTCAATTTTCTATCATCTGCATTTAGATCATTTTCTATATCCAAAAAAACTAAGCATAGCCTCAAGACCCGCCTAGTAGTATATCTAATTATTATGGCACTGCTGCCCCTTATAGTTTTAAGCGGTATAATAAATCTTTTCATTAAAAGTTCAATGGAAAGCGAGGTCAAAGAAAAGACCAGCCTCATAGTAAGTTCGTTGAACGACAATATAGATATTTTTATAAACGAAAATAAAAACTTGGTATCTTTTCTTGCGAGTACCAATATCGTCCGCTCTATGGAAAGATATGCCATAGAAACATTCATTTACGATATGCTTTCCCGGTATCCGCAGATTAGCAGGGTTTTTATCGCCGATACCCAGGGAAACGTTTTCGGCATACCTTATTCCAGTTTATCAGAAGAAACAAACGTCTTAAGCGAAAGTTGGTATACAGGGGCCATTAATCAAAAGGACGTATATATTACCAAGACAAGATTAGACCCTGCTTCAGGGTCGATGATTATATCCATGTCTTCACCTATATTCTCAGATAAAGGGGAAATTAAAGGAGTTTTATCAGCAGATATATCACTCGTATCCTTAACTTCTATAATTTCAAAGTTAAAAGTTGGCACATCAGGTTATGCTTTTATAACAGACAGTGACGGCAACGTAATAGGCCATAAGGATTATAAAATAGTAAGGTCTAGAGAAAACTACATGAAGTACGATTTTGTAAAGCAAGCCCTATCGGGTAAAATAGGCTTCATAACTTTCTCGGAAAACGGAAATAAAATATTCGTAGCTTATGGTTCGCAACCCGCCACCGGATGGGGAATTTTCGTAAGCCAACCAGTATCCGAAGCGTATTCCAATATCTACAAGGTGACCAGAGTCTTC
The Caldanaerovirga acetigignens genome window above contains:
- a CDS encoding TRM11 family SAM-dependent methyltransferase, whose protein sequence is MQDIVFKKEITTVWSFPERGKWKTHNGNYRGNFAPQIPRNIILRYSNEGDIVLDPMVGSGTTLIETKLLNRRGIGFDINPDSVELTRKNLDFDTDNKYEQLVKVGDVRNLKEIFDNSVDLIITHPPYLNIIKYSNGRIEGDLSNISDVKKFCTELEKGIVELYRVLKEDKYCAILIGDTRKNGHYVPLAYYVMRLFLKNGFVLKEDIIKVQHNCRSTPYWEKRGEKYNFYMIMHEHLFIFRKPKKDENLYRIKYSTGLY
- a CDS encoding LysR family transcriptional regulator encodes the protein MEIDMTSLKYFVLICKNKSFSKTAEELFITQQALSKRIQKLEKQLGTQLFERTPRGVTLTEAGRYVLSRAELLVKTYEEFVSDVKSKIDKEKTTIKIGFAPGTLQILGVRAIIEFEQKNRDIHIEIAEFSDIDCEANVLNGTLDLALTVKPKDLSNFIYHHLIREKLIVIVNKANPLSDKKSVRFEDLKNEKLILLSDTFRIQPVILEHFEKAGFAPKVYFKSSHDLKVAYDFVELNQGIFIFVDKLTHPHIEEYKNIKIIPIDDPTAYWDAGFILKKGTKISKAAKKFIDYFIEKYKNKS
- a CDS encoding dipeptidase — encoded protein: MLRLSEEQEQRALRLHRESIIFDAHCDTVLQVLEGKRTLGERSGEGHVDIPRLKAGGIKAQVFAVFVRPEWYGDAVHATLKGIVVLTREIKKNEKDIMLAQSFDDAKKAINQGKVAAFISIEGGEALQGDLDMLEVYAKMGVSSIILTWNNRNAIADGAGDIRSNGGLSSFGVEVIKEMERLGMVVDLAHISPKGFWDALEVCEKPVIVSHALPRKFMDIPRNLDDEQIKAVAERGGVIGVSFYFTSYGGPKGSLEKVLDAIDYIVDKAGVDCVGIGSDFDGFDGKVEGLESCEKFINITRGLVHRGYSDEDIEKILGGNFMRVYEKVQS
- a CDS encoding DNA adenine methylase, which translates into the protein MQALNSMEMIKGKQCMRLNNAKPFLKWAGGKSQLLDELYKRLPLAFIQSGEIERYVEPFVGGGAFFFFIKRNFKVRESFLLDINRELMISYKVIQNNVNELIDELRNIEERYLKLSEEYRKHFYYNIREEYNRQKNNFDYANYNFDWIKRAASLIFLNKTCFNGLYRLNKKGEFNVPFGKYKNPTICDSENLIAVHRALEDTEIICADFEESKKYIHKNTLVYLDPPYRPLSDTSNFTSYSESGFNDDDQRRLAYFFKEMDKRGAYLLLSNSDPKNVDVNDNFFEELYSGFILERVKAKRHINCYGNKRGEINELIIRNYK
- a CDS encoding iron-containing alcohol dehydrogenase is translated as MLLSYSRYAQLCPIIYGRGTVNLLGEEVKKFGCSKVLLVSDRTVSKLDIYEKCKKSLSNAGISFVEFDEILPDPPDYVVNKGGEVAREQKVDGIVAVGGGSVMDAAKGINILINNPPPINQYFGNPFFKPGVPVVMVVTTAGTGSESTGVAVITDTVNNVKNSVFGVASLGILDPEATINLPKDATVHTGMDAFSHAAEAITAKLPNPKSQLLAFDAINKIIKYLPVAAEDGVNIEARANMLLASNFAGIAFNDALVHLGHAIAHTIGAKFHVVHGEACALALPEVMKYAATVDASRVKIVGEAMGLDFSGRESGEEIGEKVAQAIRRFMRELGIRPLRELGISKEDLLSTVDMVFKDPCYSFVPRQLEREEILKILGNMYENY
- a CDS encoding nitroreductase family protein, which encodes MNEVINAIKTRRSIRRFKPEQVRDEEIEAIIEAAIHAPSGHNEQPWHFTVIQNKNLIDHFSNVTKKAMAESEVPWIAAMGNNEKLHLFYNAPTIIVVSGKKGSYSPLIDCSAATQNMLLAAHSLGLGACWIGLINLIFKMEEEVKKLSLPEGYEPYFAVALGYPDLEKPPRPIERKKDVVNYIK
- a CDS encoding type II restriction endonuclease encodes the protein MKELYLEFLDVENIESVIEKFHDTIIDTNRSYNFFVDWDKVRNNITKYKIEFHILNSLVGSKQFEDDLKEILQKYPQVLPAIPILLAIRELNLKVIKDFTEKVPKVVNYDFNIRNLTPEDIDNIIEFFDKTGLKNLLINMVTKNIYDYAIGVEVGLDSHARKNRSGDAMELLLKPIIEEIAKKKGIQTILFQKTFEYLETNYKIKVNSSIQNRKADFILIKNNKKVINIEVNFFSGTGSKPQEIVDSYIERQNELKNNGFEFIWITDGEGWKGQKNQIHKGFEKIDYLLNLYFVRIGLLEEILCRI
- a CDS encoding NAD(P)/FAD-dependent oxidoreductase, which produces MFESLFSHGKIGTMETKNRVVFTAMGNALANSDGTISERDIQFYAARAKGGVGLIITECMVVDERGKGNTRQMCVFDDKFIPGLRALADEVHKYGTKIVAQIYHPGRQGISAINGNEPMAAPSEVECKVVHQPVRAMSTEEVEEMVKKFVDAAVRIKKAGFDGVEVHGAHGYLINQFLSPYTNKRTDKYGGSFENRMRFLEEIVVGIREKCGKDFPLLVRLTVDEFLEKVGLPNEGLHLEDGVKISKRLEELGVDALDISCGIYETMNVSWEPASYEQGWKIYLAETIKKAVDIPVIGVSVIRDPEFADRMIREGKIDFAGSARQHFADPEWANKAMEGRVNEIRKCISCLYCMETLIGADITGMTCQCSINIQSGREWELNQFKENGEGRIVAIIGAGPAGLEAARILAKRKFRPVIFERTDKIGGQLNLASKPPKKEKINWLIDYYKSQIEKENIEVRFNAMPTVDELKALNPYAVFVAQGSEPIVPKTIPGIGSENVFTAEDILAEKVYISGKKVAVVGSGMTGLETAHYLAEKGNEVSLFEMLDEIGPGLFFQNLIDVLGHLQAYDVKLNPNHKLVAINGNEVVFENTKTQGKVVYNFDYVVLSLGRTPNKNLVEEIKSSFEKVFILGDAEKAGKIRNAVEAGFLAAYNL